The genomic interval CTAGAATTTCCAGACATTGCTTCATAGTTGGGATAGCCTACATACACCACATAACTCTCCTGTGTATAATACTTAAACTCCACCAGCACATATTTTATCTTGTATCCCAGGGTTGGATTTTCTATTTGCAATACATCTCTCGCTTTTACTTCCAGCAGGACGCTTTGCGGATCGAATGTGATGATTAATACTTCCGGATTTAGCAGTTTGCAGCCCCGGGCCACGGCACTGCGGCCTATAAAATTTTCCTTGAACACTTCCAGGTTTACATACCATAAACTATCCCGCTGCGACCTGACTTCTATTTCGTTTAGTACAAACTCTTTGAGAGTTAGCTTGAATAAAAATGTACGATGTAACTGAGAGCTGTCTACCTGAAAAACAATGGGCTCATATCCCACATAAGAAACTACAATCTCATGCCTTCCGGAAGTCAGATTCAGAGTAAACTCCCCTTTTTCGTTGGTAACGGTGCCGAAGGTAGTATTATTTACAAAAATAGTTACAAAAGGCAGCGGTTCACTGGTCTGCTCATCAACTACTCTTCCTTTCAGGGGTTGCTGGGCAAATAAGGATATACTCAGAAAAAAAGCACTCAACCAAATTACTACTCTTACAAACATATAGACTATGGGCACATATAGATGCAGTGGTACATCCGTTTTTTGCAATTTAAGAGAAGCACACTAAACACATATCATATATAGCAAAAGCTTATATCGGATCTCTTGTTTTATTGCTTTCAGAAAACGAAAATATTAGCTAACATACGTCCGGATTTTAAACCTAATACCGCTGTGAGCTTTATTAATTACGATTTCAAAAAAATTACCACCTTTATTTTTGATGTAGATGGCGTACTAACCGACGGCGGTGTACTGGCCCTGGAAAGCGGCGAACAGGCCCGAATCTTTTATATCCGGGATGGATACGGCATTGAAAAAG from Rhodocytophaga rosea carries:
- a CDS encoding carboxypeptidase-like regulatory domain-containing protein gives rise to the protein MPIVYMFVRVVIWLSAFFLSISLFAQQPLKGRVVDEQTSEPLPFVTIFVNNTTFGTVTNEKGEFTLNLTSGRHEIVVSYVGYEPIVFQVDSSQLHRTFLFKLTLKEFVLNEIEVRSQRDSLWYVNLEVFKENFIGRSAVARGCKLLNPEVLIITFDPQSVLLEVKARDVLQIENPTLGYKIKYVLVEFKYYTQESYVVYVGYPNYEAMSGNSSRQRRWKKKRLEAYNGSPMHFIRTLREQKLEQEGFNLRRLHRKPNPNRPSEEELEQARAQLRQRGPQVVLKESDPISITLSKASLPKTIEWLDTARVSYQSYLQRQGKEVALGFEGYFQVVYTGEKEEIAYVQSTSGFQPRRPTFQTSVISMKEKSVFLEEMGNISDPLGILFEGYWGWEKIGDLLPLDYQVIRP